A region from the Arachis ipaensis cultivar K30076 chromosome B01, Araip1.1, whole genome shotgun sequence genome encodes:
- the LOC107631476 gene encoding malate synthase, glyoxysomal: MRGQVNLKDAVAGTITFNDKARNKVYKLNDQTAKLFVRPRGWHLPEAHIFIDGEPATGCLVDFGLYFYHNHAPFRQTQGAGFGPFFYLPKMEHSREAKIWNNVFERAEKMAGIERGSIRATVLIETLPAVFQMNEILYELRDHSVGLNCGRWDYIFSYVKTFQAHPDRLLPDRVLVGMTQHFMKSYSDLLIRTCHRRGVHAMGGMAAQIPIRDDPAANEAALELVRKDKLREVKAGHDGTWAAHPGLIPTCMEVFNNNMGNAPNQIKAAKRNDAASITEEDLLQIPRGVRTIDGLRLNTRVGIQYVAAWLTGSGSVPLYNLMEDAATAEISRVQNWQWIKYGVELNGDGLGVRVSKELFSRVVEEEMARIESEVGKDKFKKGMYKEACKIFKRQCTAPTLDDFLTLDAYNYIVIHHPKGPAKL, from the exons ATGAGGGGTCAAGTGAACTTGAAGGATGCAGTGGCTGGGACTATAACCTTCAACGACAAAGCCAGGAACAAGGTTTACAAGCTCAACGATCAGACAGCTAAGCTTTTTGTCAGACCAAGAGGTTGGCACCTACCGGAGGCCCATATTTTCATTGATGGTGAACCAGCAACCGGTTGCCTTGTTGATTTCGGTCTCTACTTCTACCACAATCATGCACCGTTCCGCCAGACTCAGGGTGCAGGCTTTGGCCCTTTCTTCTATCTTCCAAAAATGGAGCACTCAAG GGAAGCTAAGATATGGAACAATGTGTTTGAGAGGGCAGAGAAGATGGCAGGCATAGAAAGGGGAAGCATACGGGCCACTGTTCTGATTGAAACACTTCCTGCTGTGTTTCAAATGAACGAAATTCTGTATGAGCTGAGGGACCACTCCGTTGGTCTCAACTGTGGCCGTTGGGATTACATTTTCAGTTATGTCAAGACCTTCCAAGCTCACCCGGATCGGCTGCTCCCGGACAGGGTTCTTGTTGGCATGACTCAGCACTTCATGAAGAGCTACTCTGATCTTCTCATCCGGACGTGTCATAGGCGTGGCGTGCATGCTATGGGAGGCATG GCAGCTCAAATTCCAATTAGAGATGATCCAGCTGCTAATGAGGCAGCACTGGAACTGGTAAGGAAGgacaaactaagagaagtaaaGGCAGGGCATGACGGAACATGGGCAGCACACCCCGGTCTGATCCCAACCTGCATGGAGGTTTTTAACAACAACATGGGCAATGCTCCTAACCAGATCAAGGCCGCGAAGCGCAATGATGCTGCAAGCATAACTGAAGAAGACCTCTTGCAAATACCTAGAGGTGTACGTACAATTGATGGTCTCCGCTTGAATACACGTGTCGGTATTCAGTATGTGGCGGCATGGCTCACGGGATCTGGTTCAGTTCCTCTTTACAACCTCATGGAAGATGCTGCCACTGCTGAGATTAGCAGGGTGCAGAACTGGCAGTGGATTAAGTATGGAGTGGAGTTGAATGGGGATGGACTCGGAGTAAGAGTGAGCAAGGAGCTCTTCAGCCGGGTGGTTGAGGAAGAGATGGCTAGGATTGAAAGTGAGGTGGGAAAAGATAAGTTCAAGAAGGGAATGTACAAGGAGGCTTGCAAGATCTTCAAAAGGCAGTGCACTGCTCCAACGCTGGATGATTTTCTGACCCTGGATGCCTACAATTACATAGTCATACATCACCCCAAGGGACCAGCAAagctttga